In Plasmodium falciparum 3D7 genome assembly, chromosome: 13, the following are encoded in one genomic region:
- a CDS encoding ubiquitin carboxyl-terminal hydrolase MINDY, putative yields MSSLINIHYDENNDEEENLIIKFADYETFKLYVLKKYDKIYKTCNYEKSVINYYSVKWINFINRKVPILLQNKSGPCPLLCITNILLLRNQLHIDRKVKKISQKVLESKIMNILLESNKKNVTENNSSCNYRKNIIECVEILPQLKYGLDVNCKFTNICSFEYTKGLCIFDMLNIPLYHGWVISSDDIIFYSYLKDYSYNVIINKIVRYNDYYEKKRKKKHLLEITHDEKDIMYELEDIKEEEYTPNFLQDRNKKKEKSKRKSVSPMNKNKTKNKNKNKNNNNNKNNNNNKNNNNNNNNNKNNHHNDINKINKIKFNCKHNKKNYNNNDDDDDDDYDNDHFGDNHNFSYPQFNGSFMKNNNFKKNSYNNYNVPIFPDDLDQTSEDNTITKMLVEDINISDHNLNFNDIKLAKKVSLQHNNTHPCNNDFDTNNSSSISNHNNNNNNTHNHNNNNNNNNNNNNNNNNNNNNNNNNNNNNNNNNNNNNNNNSSSSCSNRRAFSTNIVRSSKMINNFCNMLEKKEDNVQSCFFKENNKSNKLSSRIKKSQSFIKKEKNYNKLMLYNDLDAHNNIDAPKFPEDTLTNSNNLITNEYSEKNYEESNIKLNNIDDDNFTNNEFFIESNKIESIINEQGFDNYTDNNTEISENFIMKNYNTEINLTPYEVHEALIISEFLETHKTQLTKVGLKLLHETLNPNQLVAFFRNNHFNTLFKYENKLFILAADISFLHLSCTWELFDNVENDTSYYDNNFECLANQKTDKKDLNHSIIYSRNFDKSTARNNIYCLRSNATINNNKKKKKKKCTIM; encoded by the coding sequence ATGTCTTCATTGATAAATATACactatgatgaaaataatgacgAAGAGGAGAATTTGATTATAAAATTTGCTGACTATGaaacatttaaattatatgttttaaaaaaatatgataagatATATAAGACTTGTAATTATGAGAAATCggttataaattattatagtgTAAAATggataaattttattaatcgTAAGGTTCCCATTTTGTTACAAAACAAAAGTGGTCCATGTCCTCTTTTAtgtataacaaatatattattattacgaAATCAATTACATATAGATAGAAAGGTTAAGAAGATATCTCAAAAAGTATTAGAAAgtaaaattatgaatatattattagaatcaaataaaaaaaatgttacagaaaataattcttcatgtaattatagaaaaaatattatagaatGTGTTGAAATATTACCACAATTAAAATATGGATTAGATGTTAATTGTAAATTTACAAATATTTGTTCTTTTGAATATACCAAAGGTTTATGTATTTTTGATATGTTAAATATTCCACTATATCATGGATGGGTTATTTCGTCAgatgatattattttttattcttatttaaaaGATTATTCGTATAATGTTATTATCAATAAAATTGTTAGATATAATGATtactatgaaaaaaaaaggaaaaaaaaacatcttCTAGAAATAACACATGATGAGAAAGATATTATGTACGAACTCGAGGACATAAAGGAGGAGGAATATACACCAAATTTTTTACAAGatcgaaataaaaaaaaggaaaaatcaAAAAGGAAAAGTGTATCTccaatgaataaaaataaaacgaaaaataaaaacaaaaacaaaaataataacaataacaaaaataataacaataacaaaaataataacaataataataataataataaaaataatcaccataatgatattaataagaTTAATAAGATTAAGTTTAATTGTAagcataataaaaaaaattataataataatgacgatgatgatgatgatgattatgATAACGACCATTTTGGTGATAATCATAATTTCAGCTATCCTCAATTTAACGGTAgctttatgaaaaataataattttaaaaaaaatagctataataattataatgtacCTATTTTTCCAGACGATTTAGATCAAACATCGGAAGATAACACAATAACTAAAATGTTAGtagaagatataaatataagtgatcataatttaaattttaatgaTATCAAATTAGCAAAAAAAGTAAGTCTTCAACATAATAATACACACCCATGTAATAATGATTTTGATactaataatagtagtagcattagtaatcataataataataataataatactcaTAAccacaacaataataataataacaataataataataacaataataataacaacaacaacaacaacaacaacaacaacaacaacaacaacaacaacaacaacaacaacaacaacaataataatagtagtagtagttgTAGTAATAGAAGAGCGTTCAGTACCAATATTGTCAGATCCTCCAAAatgattaataatttttgtaatatgcttgaaaaaaaagaagataatgTACAATCATGTTTTTtcaaagaaaataataaatcaaataaattgTCTTCTCGTATAAAAAAATCACaatcatttattaaaaaagaaaaaaattataacaaattAATGTTATATAACGATCTAGATgctcataataatatagatgcTCCAAAATTCCCAGAAGACACATTAACCAATTCTAATAATCTTATTACAAATGAATACtcagaaaaaaattatgaagaaagtaatattaaattaaataatattgatgatgataattttaCAAACAATGAATTTTTTATAGAATCGAATAAAATCGAAAGTATCATAAATGAACAAGGATTTGATAATTATACAGATAATAATACAGAAATAAgtgaaaattttattatgaaaaattataatactgAAATCAATCTAACACCATATGAAGTACATGAAGCATTAATTATATCAGAATTTCTTGAAACACATAAAACACAATTAACAAAAGTAGGATTAAAGCTATTACATGAAACTCTAAATCCAAATCAACTAGTTGCATTCTTTAGAAATAATCATTTTAATACACTCttcaaatatgaaaataaactCTTCATTCTAGCTGCTGATATATCCTTTCTACATCTAAGCTGTACATGGGAACTTTTTGATAATGTAGAAAATGATACTTCTTATTATGATAACAATTTTGAATGCTTAGCAAACCAAAAAACAGATAAAAAAGATCTTAACCATTCAATCATATATTCTAGAAATTTCGACAAAAGCACGGCAAGAAACAATATTTATTGTTTAAGGTCTAATGCTACcatcaataataataaaaaaaaaaaaaaaaaaaaatgtactaTCATGTAA
- a CDS encoding tRNA (guanine(26)-N(2))-dimethyltransferase, putative codes for MIHAKENNWKKGSKRKRHFKEDDDKSRNSHICNDKNEEGNNTKESTNSLNKFIYEGSVKIKNKKNHIFYNKAQVFNRDMSIVLIKALEIFMKEKNKNNEKIIFRGFNIIELLSASGMRSIRYAKELEDTINHITTNDIDKYACKQIKRNFIRNNIKKEKYTILCNDANSVMNILNVDNMYIKKRNNKKLDIGFTYINNINNCIDYFKEAFKFLNFLTNYNRRKHNPLENVIEHDSDSTTFLSNDDEIITTKIDNSGEDETYIYEEKYDKNNIHCNEQHNRNVEDENKCLDDIKKKDIIKKSKLIERYMFDIIDIDPYGSSIEYLESCLKYGRSNFFILITNTDMRILNGKFPDVSFYKYNSMIFSNKVNYNNEFSIRVLFYKIKIIASKYKKCIIPFISINIDFYIRLLVHVIDDALQTKDVCIDTGMVYQCNNCSSFHINPMAYKKDVNHLSCITENHHTKKRRKMKKNKMDLLENAANEINGDIKKDENNDDDNIKDENNDDNNNNDDNNNNDDNIKDENNDDNNNNDDRNNHNNIHKSDDQNHNEAGGDANQNCKNAFTSYKYKSTKLNISKICEECGGDILIGGPIYIGKLHNEDFLHTCISLLENLEQYNLNTIKTRERILINFRCLKQEINIPLYYNLPSLFRNFKICSFSRKLLVNALLNLNYEVSYFHKDPDSVKTNAPNNVFMDIFRAIIFKINSKKKNSNQLQNNKTDQNNLTNNENQNNDNSSVQTKKIYSIDTIKDEKLKEKLLSYQFFKKNTSFENINISNFKKETNTHKLFTLENPEPFWGPMRKHYEKN; via the coding sequence atgatacatgcaaaagaaaataattggAAAAAAGGGAGTAAACGAAAAAGACATTTtaaagaagatgatgataaaagCAGGAACTCCCATATATGTAATGATAAAAACGAAGAAGGGAATAATACGAAAGAATCTACAAATTCTTTGAATAAATTTATCTATGAAGGTAgtgtaaaaataaagaataagaagaatcatatattttataacaagGCTCAAGTATTTAATCGTGATATGAGTATTGTATTAATAAAAGCTTTGGAAATAtttatgaaagaaaaaaataagaataatgaaaagataatatttcgtggatttaatattattgaatTGTTAAGTGCTAGTGGTATGAGAAGTATAAGATATGCGAAAGAATTAGAAGATACTATAAATCATATAACAACAAATGATATAGATAAATATGCATGtaaacaaattaaaagaaattttataagaaataatataaagaaagaaaaatatactaTATTATGTAATGATGCTAATAGtgttatgaatatattaaatgttgataatatgtatattaaaaaaaggaataataaaaaattagatattggatttacatatattaataatataaataattgtattgattattttaaagaagcttttaaatttcttaattttttaacaaaCTATAATAGAAGAAAACATAATCCATTAGAAAATGTTATAGAGCATGATAGTGATTCAACTACATTTTTATCAAACGATGATGAAATCATAACAACAAAAATTGATAATAGTGGTGAGGatgaaacatatatttatgaagaaaaatatgataaaaataatatacattgtAACGAACAACATAATAGAAATGTTGAAGATGAAAACAAATGTTTAGATGATATCaagaaaaaagatataattaaaaaaagtaaattaaTCGAAAGATATATGTTTGATATTATAGATATAGATCCTTATGGATCTTCTATTGAATATCTTGAAAGTTGTTTAAAATATGGAAGAAgtaatttctttattttaataacaaaTACTGATATGAGAATATTAAATGGGAAATTTCCAGATGtatctttttataaatataatagtatGATATTTAGTAATAaagtaaattataataatgaatttaGTATAAgagtattattttataaaattaaaattatagcatccaaatataaaaaatgtattataccCTTTATATCTATTAATATCGATTTTTATATACGTTTACTAGTTCATGTTATTGACGATGCATTACAAACAAAAGATGTATGTATAGATACAGGAATGGTTTATCAATGTAATAATTGTTCTAGTTTTCATATTAATCCCATGGCATATAAAAAGGATGTAAACCACCTTTCATGTATTACGGAAAATCATCATACCAAGAAGAGGaggaaaatgaagaagaacaAAATGGATCTTCTTGAAAATGCCGCTAATGAAATAAATGGGGATATTAAAaaggatgaaaataatgatgatgataatattaaggatgaaaataatgatgataataacaataatgatgataataacaataatgatgataatattaaggatgaaaataatgatgataataacaataatgatgatcgaaataatcataataatattcacaAATCAGATGATCAAAACCATAATGAAGCAGGGGGAGATGCTAACCAAAATTGCAAAAATGCATTTACttcatacaaatataaaagcaCCAAATTAAACATCTCAAAAATATGTGAAGAATGTGGAGGAGATATATTAATTGGTGGTCCCATATATATTGGTAAATTACATAATGAAGATTTTCTACATACatgtatttctttattaGAAAATCTGGaacaatataatttaaatacaaTAAAAACTAGAGAAagaatattaattaattttagaTGTTTAAAACAAGAAATTAATATcccattatattataatttaccATCATTATTTAGAAATTTTAAAATCTGTTCCTTCTCAAGAAAATTATTAGTAAATGccttattaaatttaaattatgaaGTTTCGTATTTTCATAAAGATCCAGATAGCGTTAAAACCAATGCTCCAAATAATGTTTTTATGGATATTTTTAGAgctatcatttttaaaattaattccaaaaaaaaaaattccaaTCAactacaaaataataaaacagacCAAAATAATCTTACAAACAatgaaaatcaaaataaCGATAATTCCAGTGTACAGactaaaaagatatattccATAGATActataaaagatgaaaaacttaaagaaaaattattgtCTTACCAATTCTTTAAGAAAAATACATCTTTCGAAAATATCAACATttcaaattttaaaaaagaaacaaatacACACAAATTATTTACTTTGGAAAACCCCGAACCTTTCTGGGGTCCCATGAGAAAgcattatgaaaaaaattga